One stretch of Archocentrus centrarchus isolate MPI-CPG fArcCen1 chromosome 5, fArcCen1, whole genome shotgun sequence DNA includes these proteins:
- the slc2a10 gene encoding solute carrier family 2, facilitated glucose transporter member 10 has protein sequence MSCPITLLASVVSTLGGLVFGYELGIISGALLQLKADFRLSCIQQEAVVSSLLIGALLASIVGGYLIDRHGCRNSILLSNVLILMASLVLLINSFLALIVGRITIGFAICLSSMSCCIFVSEMVSPDRRGFLVTLYEAGITVGILSAYAMNYILSGSKKGWKWMFGLAVVPTLVQLLSIWFLPSTAKDSYNQSHSFQNERGFMSTTEAQEEDESKVRSSKDNKKDQDSSLYLFKREDNMRTRTAIGLGLVLFQQFTGQPNILFYASTVFHAVGFQSNPSAVLASVGLGLVKVIATLISMVFSDRLGRRPLLIGGCSVMALCLITIGLLSGHSQVNSMTPCNSQNIDFNTTHALQSPAGNESVFDMSLVGSYSLFKNATQDEDAVFNKISHISLEPAPESFPKVRGRVVNWIVLVCMMAIVSAYSVGFGPMTWLVLSEIFPAAIRGRAFAFTSCFNWAANLLVTFTFLNVIDVIGLSGMFLVYGLTAVAAAVFFYVMLPETKGKTLEEIDKELRLHRFYHHQECCGFSSSRNTSPQYQRVRCHVSTSG, from the exons GTTGTCCCATCACCCTGTTGGCCAGTGTGGTGTCTACTCTGGGCGGCCTTGTCTTTGGTTATGAGCTTGGCATCATTTCGGGTGCTTTGCTGCAGCTCAAGGCTGATTTCAGGCTGTCATGCATTCAGCAGGAGGCTGTGGTCAGCTCTTTGTTGATAGGAGCCTTGCTAGCCTCCATCGTTGGCGGCTACTTGATTGACCGTCACGGCTGCAGGAACTCCATCCTCCTCAGCAATGTCCTGATCCTGATGGCCAGCCTGGTCCTGCTCATCAACTCTTTCCTTGCACTGATTGTAGGAAGGATCACAATAGGCTTTGCCATCTGTCTGTCCTCCATGTCCTGCTGCATATTTGTGTCTGAGATGGTAAGTCCAGACCGCAGGGGCTTCCTGGTAACACTGTATGAGGCTGGGATCACTGTGGGCATCCTGTCAGCTTATGCCATGAACTACATCCTGTCTGGCTCTAAAAAAGGGTGGAAGTGGATGTTTGGTCTAGCTGTGGTACCGACATTGGTACAGCTCTTGTCCATCTGGTTTCTCCCTTCCACTGCTAAGGATTCTTACAATCAGAGTCACAGCTTTCAAAATGAAAGAGGATTCATGAGCACCACTGAAGCCCAAGAAGAAGATGAGTCAAAAGTGCGCTCTAGTAAGGACAACAAGAAGGATCAAGACAGCAGCTTGTACCTGTTCAAGCGTGAGGACAACATGAGGACTCGGACTGCCATTGGGCTGGGATTGGTACTCTTCCAGCAGTTCACAGGCCAGCCAAACATTCTGTTTTATGCCTCCACCGTCTTCCATGCAGTGGGATTTCAGAGTAACCCCTCAGCAGTGTTGGCGTCTGTTGGTTTGGGGTTGGTCAAAGTGATCGCTACTCTGATATCCATGGTGTTTTCAGACAGGCTGGGCAGAAGGCCTCTGCTCATTGGCGGCTGCTCTGTCATGGCTCTGTGTCTAATAACCATCGGACTCCTCAGTGGACATTCGCAGGTGAACTCTATGACACCCTGTAATTCTCAGAACATTGACTTCAACACAACACATGCACTTCAATCACCTGCTGGGAATGAGTCTGTTTTTGACATGTCTCTGGTTGGAAGCtactcactttttaaaaacgcCACACAAGATGAAGATGCAGTATTCAATAAAATCAGTCACATTTCTTTGGAACCTGCTCCAGAATCTTTTCCCAAAGTCCGTGGAAGGGTGGTGAACTGGATCGTTCTCGTGTGCATGATGGCTATTGTCAGTGCATACTCTGTTGGATTTGGACCAA TGACATGGCTCGTCCTGAGTGAAATATTTCCAGCTGCCATCAGAGGAAGAGCATTTGCGTTCACCAGCTGCTTCAACTGGGCCGCCAATCTGTTGGTCACCTTCACCTTCTTGAATGTTATTG ATGTGATCGGTCTGTCAGGCATGTTTCTCGTGTATGGGCTGACTGCTGTGGCAGCCGCAGTGTTCTTCTACGTCATGCTACCAGAGACAAAAGGGAAGACACTGGAGGAAATAGACAAGGAGTTGCGTTTGCACAG GTTTTACCACCACCAGGAGTGCTGtggcttcagcagcagcagaaatacCTCCCCACAATACCAGAGAGTGCGCTGTCATGTTAGCACCTCAGGATGA